A segment of the Acidimicrobiia bacterium genome:
TCTCTCGAAAAGAAGCCGCCGTCGACCATGTCCTCGATAAACGCCTTCAATACTTCCGGCGGCCGATAGAGGTAGCGTCGCAATACGAACTCTTCGGACAGAACATCAACGAACGGCACCAGGTTATTGAGCGTGCCGAAGGCGCCAGGGTCCATCCCCGCCTTCTCCAGAATCGCCAGATCCACCTCGTGATCGCGGGCTCGAAAATTCACCGCCCACACCAGTCGGTCAATTTCGGGGGCGAGCGCAGCAGGGTTCATATTTTGCATTATATTTGGTGATCGGCCGGAACGGCGGCCACACGACATCGGGCAAGCCGACGGGAGACATTTCTTGAGCAACATCAACTGGGATTTTTCGGGCAAGGTGGTAGTGATCACCGGTTCGGCCATCGGGATGGGTGCCGATGCCGTAGCCAGATTCCGCCAGGCCGGAGCCACCGTATACGGTCTCGACATTGATCAGGAACGCGGCTCCCAGGTAGCCCTGGACACCGACACGACCTTCATTGCCTGTGACATCACCGACCGGAGCGCGGTGGGAACAACGTTCGATCGAATAGCTGCCGAATCTGGCAAGCTCGACATCCTCATCAACAATGCCGGCGGTTTCTGGGAACAGTTGACGGTCGAAGAAACCAGCGAAGGGGAATGGAACAAGGTCATCGATCTGAACCTCAAAGCCGTGTTCCTGTGTGCGCAAAGAGCGATCCCCCTTCTTCGGCTGTCGTCGAGCGGCAGAATCATCACGATCGGATCTCTGGCCGGCCAGACCACGATGTATCGATCGTCGCCTCCCTATGCCGCAGCCAAAGCCGGGGTCATGGCGCTCAGCCGGAACCTCGCGTATGAGTTGGCCGCCGACGGTATCA
Coding sequences within it:
- a CDS encoding SDR family oxidoreductase — its product is MSNINWDFSGKVVVITGSAIGMGADAVARFRQAGATVYGLDIDQERGSQVALDTDTTFIACDITDRSAVGTTFDRIAAESGKLDILINNAGGFWEQLTVEETSEGEWNKVIDLNLKAVFLCAQRAIPLLRLSSSGRIITIGSLAGQTTMYRSSPPYAAAKAGVMALSRNLAYELAADGITSNVIAPSAVLTDRILKVRGPEERAATQKTIPLGRYGEVDDIVQWMMFLASDESAYMTGQTITVNGGRFMI